Proteins from one Sulfurovum sp. TSL1 genomic window:
- a CDS encoding nucleotidyltransferase family protein encodes MTINKDLNLSDELSFLIACCQTEPSNEDIEFILSYLSLVPDGHGGTAPTEKILKPNNSYLNAERLTLHALISLANQHGVLPLVYKTIKNIVEKDSSLVPGDHEGTAHIECSKRTQGYRPYEEILPELKAYYMRIAQRNMLMTSELIKIMDLLRENHIEALAFKGPALAQMAYGNITLRQFGDIDVLVNETDILKAGQIITSNGYNPDVHLDFLNNQALLDVSSDLGFRNKRNNTYIELHWKLFRKKLSVTLDGLNIRSNPSVVNIQDKEIQTLQSDLLLVYLCAHGSKHMWERIEWIVDVDRLIRNLDSIDWKAVLYYAKEMHSINTLFLGLSLCNELFDTDFPDTIQKEIDKHENIKCLKNDTLQLLNNTFLKQDSGTSAMFKKFDYHAKLYDSFLDRLKYYLSTVFKITPDDVLNINLPKYLSFLYFIIRPLRLARKYMTK; translated from the coding sequence ATGACAATCAATAAAGACCTAAATCTCAGTGACGAGCTATCGTTCCTCATCGCCTGCTGCCAGACAGAACCCTCTAATGAGGATATCGAATTCATCCTCTCTTACCTATCACTTGTTCCGGACGGACACGGAGGTACCGCCCCTACAGAAAAAATCCTCAAACCCAACAACTCTTATCTTAACGCTGAACGCTTAACACTACACGCTTTGATTAGTCTGGCTAATCAACATGGAGTTCTGCCTCTCGTCTACAAAACCATCAAAAATATCGTTGAAAAAGATAGCTCACTTGTTCCCGGCGATCACGAGGGTACCGCCCATATAGAATGTTCCAAGCGGACACAAGGATATCGCCCCTACGAAGAAATTCTCCCCGAGCTGAAAGCCTACTATATGCGTATTGCTCAAAGAAATATGTTGATGACAAGTGAACTCATAAAAATTATGGACTTGCTCAGAGAGAACCATATAGAAGCACTGGCGTTCAAAGGCCCTGCACTTGCGCAGATGGCCTATGGAAATATCACGCTACGGCAGTTTGGGGATATTGATGTATTAGTGAATGAAACAGATATTCTCAAAGCAGGCCAAATTATTACCTCAAACGGTTATAATCCAGATGTACATTTGGATTTTTTGAATAATCAAGCTTTACTGGATGTCAGTAGCGACCTAGGTTTTCGTAATAAGCGTAATAATACTTATATTGAATTACACTGGAAGCTCTTCCGAAAGAAGCTCTCAGTAACATTAGATGGATTAAATATTCGTTCCAATCCATCAGTCGTTAATATACAAGATAAAGAGATCCAAACATTACAATCTGATCTTTTATTAGTCTACCTTTGTGCACATGGTTCTAAGCATATGTGGGAACGAATAGAATGGATCGTAGATGTTGATAGACTTATTCGAAATTTAGACTCTATTGATTGGAAAGCCGTCTTGTATTATGCTAAAGAAATGCATAGCATTAATACACTGTTTCTTGGATTATCACTATGTAATGAGTTGTTTGACACAGACTTTCCAGATACGATACAAAAAGAAATCGATAAGCATGAAAATATCAAATGTCTCAAAAATGATACACTACAACTATTGAACAATACTTTTTTAAAACAAGACTCCGGCACTTCTGCTATGTTCAAAAAATTTGACTATCATGCAAAACTGTATGACTCATTTTTAGACAGGTTAAAATACTATCTCTCTACTGTTTTCAAGATCACACCTGACGATGTCCTCAACATTAATCTGCCAAAGTATCTTTCCTTCTTATACTTCATAATAAGACCTTTGCGCTTGGCACGAAAGTATATGACAAAATAA
- a CDS encoding glycosyltransferase family 4 protein: MHDPNKKTIAVVINTSWNIFNFRMGLLKALKEEGYHIVAIAPYDFHTEKLIEYGFEYHDIKINNKGTNPIEEIKLVKEFYKVYKEVNPDLLLQYTIKPNLYGTMAACMLDIPIISNISGLGTVFLNKKPSSLLARFLYKMALHRKAPKKVFFQNQNDRALFVKSKLVKKKKTDILPGSGIDTEKFKPVAREPRKAKRLHFLFIARLIRDKGLGEYVDAARMLKSKYPEAVFNILGTYYPGNPTAVTHDEIEMWEEEGIIHHLGATDEVSAVIAEHDCVVLPSYREGLARVLLEGASMAKPIVTTNVPGCKDVVADGISGYLCKVKDADSLAQQMEKVLLLSEDERSEMGQRGREKVIAEFDEKIIIEKYKKAIRKIFK, from the coding sequence ATGCACGATCCAAATAAGAAAACCATTGCCGTTGTTATAAATACTTCCTGGAATATCTTTAATTTTAGGATGGGTTTACTTAAAGCCCTGAAGGAAGAGGGTTATCATATCGTTGCTATCGCTCCCTATGATTTTCATACTGAAAAATTAATAGAGTATGGATTTGAGTATCATGATATAAAGATCAATAATAAAGGTACGAACCCTATAGAAGAGATAAAGCTTGTTAAGGAGTTTTATAAGGTCTATAAAGAAGTCAATCCTGATCTGCTTTTACAGTATACGATCAAACCGAATTTGTATGGCACTATGGCAGCTTGCATGTTAGATATTCCTATTATCAGTAATATATCCGGGCTGGGTACGGTCTTTTTAAATAAAAAACCCTCTTCGCTTCTTGCACGTTTTCTTTACAAAATGGCTTTACACAGAAAAGCACCTAAAAAAGTATTTTTCCAAAATCAAAATGATAGAGCACTTTTTGTAAAATCTAAATTGGTGAAAAAAAAGAAAACAGATATTCTTCCCGGCTCGGGGATCGATACTGAAAAGTTTAAACCTGTGGCAAGAGAACCAAGAAAAGCGAAGCGTTTGCATTTTCTGTTTATAGCGCGGCTTATACGAGACAAAGGTTTAGGGGAGTATGTTGATGCTGCAAGGATGCTTAAGAGCAAATACCCTGAAGCGGTATTTAACATACTCGGGACGTATTATCCAGGTAATCCTACGGCTGTTACGCATGATGAGATAGAGATGTGGGAAGAAGAAGGGATCATACATCATTTGGGAGCAACAGATGAGGTAAGTGCGGTTATTGCTGAACATGACTGCGTAGTACTGCCTTCATACAGGGAAGGACTTGCACGTGTACTGCTTGAAGGAGCTAGCATGGCTAAACCTATCGTTACGACGAATGTCCCTGGATGTAAAGATGTGGTAGCTGATGGTATCAGTGGTTACCTGTGTAAAGTAAAAGATGCTGACTCTTTAGCACAGCAGATGGAAAAAGTGTTGTTACTCTCGGAGGATGAGCGCAGTGAGATGGGTCAAAGAGGAAGAGAAAAAGTGATCGCTGAGTTTGATGAGAAGATCATCATCGAAAAGTATAAAAAAGCAATTAGAAAAATATTTAAATAG
- a CDS encoding glycosyltransferase, whose protein sequence is MKDINSLHLISGLGQGGAEKVLLDMSIEFKKNKNIENYIVSFSNETALLSEFEKNGINVTVLHRKKSFQNFYKMILEISTYIKNQEIDIIHAHMSHAMIVAVILRMRFPKLKVVFTPHSVHFGNKLREGIIFLLKPFREIDILFSENMKQWFNKENYKVIPNGIRVVDFNVDIEKFEKFTFIAVGNIKEAKNYPFLIDCANELRKSFDFQLLIIGGGKDKVLLEKQVSDLGLEKYVYLKGSQNNVSELLSKSHCLVVPSLWEGMPLSILEAGASRLPVVSTPVGAIPSIIDESNGYLAKEDMFCETMKYVFNHYEEAAIKAEKLQKKIIENYSIKSIAKKHGEVYASLMNFRL, encoded by the coding sequence ATGAAAGATATTAATTCCCTGCACCTTATTTCCGGTCTTGGTCAAGGTGGTGCTGAAAAAGTACTACTTGATATGTCTATAGAATTTAAGAAAAACAAAAATATTGAAAATTATATTGTGTCATTTTCAAACGAAACAGCACTTTTATCTGAATTTGAAAAAAATGGTATTAATGTCACTGTTTTACATAGAAAGAAATCATTTCAAAACTTTTATAAAATGATACTTGAAATAAGTACATACATAAAAAACCAAGAGATTGATATTATCCATGCACATATGTCTCATGCTATGATAGTTGCTGTTATTTTAAGAATGAGATTTCCAAAGTTAAAAGTTGTATTTACACCTCATAGTGTTCATTTTGGAAATAAACTAAGAGAAGGTATCATTTTTCTTTTGAAACCATTTAGAGAAATAGATATATTATTTTCTGAAAATATGAAACAATGGTTCAATAAGGAGAATTATAAGGTCATACCTAATGGCATAAGAGTTGTAGATTTTAATGTAGATATTGAAAAGTTTGAGAAGTTCACTTTCATAGCAGTGGGCAATATAAAAGAAGCAAAAAATTACCCGTTTCTTATAGACTGTGCTAATGAATTGAGAAAAAGCTTTGACTTTCAATTACTCATCATTGGTGGAGGAAAAGATAAAGTACTATTGGAAAAACAAGTGAGTGACTTAGGACTTGAAAAATATGTATACTTAAAAGGCTCACAGAATAATGTTTCTGAACTGTTAAGTAAATCACATTGTCTGGTAGTACCTTCACTCTGGGAAGGTATGCCCCTTTCGATCCTCGAAGCAGGAGCAAGTAGGCTACCAGTGGTCTCGACTCCCGTAGGAGCTATTCCGTCAATAATAGATGAATCTAACGGATATTTGGCAAAAGAAGATATGTTTTGTGAAACTATGAAGTATGTATTTAACCATTATGAAGAAGCAGCAATCAAAGCAGAAAAACTTCAGAAGAAAATTATTGAGAATTATTCTATAAAAAGTATTGCGAAGAAGCATGGGGAAGTGTATGCTAGTCTAATGAATTTTAGATTGTGA
- a CDS encoding glycosyltransferase family 2 protein codes for MIDRANVSVVIPCYNAEKTIVRALDSIVNQTLLPLEVVIVDDKSMDNSCDIIKSYAKEQEKNVPIKLIELDKNAGPAKARNVGWDNAKGEYIAFLDADDSWHPQKLELQYNYMSEHPDVVLSGHLYEVVDANNVLIESKKIDEIEKITKSKLLFSNRFSTPTVMLKRGFLSRFREFKKYSEDYLLWLEIVLNGNDAILLKSKLTYLFKAEYGVSGLSGNMFNMYKGGLVNYKILLNEKLIGFFLYVILVIYRSLKFLRMLIVSKIRT; via the coding sequence ATGATTGACAGAGCAAATGTGAGTGTAGTGATACCTTGTTACAATGCTGAAAAGACAATAGTAAGGGCATTGGATTCCATAGTGAACCAAACTTTACTACCTTTGGAGGTTGTTATAGTGGATGATAAAAGCATGGATAATTCATGTGATATTATAAAAAGCTATGCTAAAGAACAAGAAAAAAACGTACCAATCAAGCTCATAGAACTTGACAAAAATGCAGGACCGGCAAAAGCCAGGAATGTGGGATGGGACAATGCGAAGGGAGAATATATTGCCTTCTTGGATGCGGATGACTCATGGCATCCACAAAAGTTAGAACTTCAGTACAATTATATGTCTGAACATCCTGACGTTGTATTGAGTGGGCACTTGTATGAAGTGGTAGATGCAAATAATGTTTTAATTGAGTCGAAGAAAATTGATGAAATAGAAAAAATTACAAAAAGTAAGTTGTTATTCAGTAATAGATTCAGTACACCAACAGTAATGCTTAAAAGAGGTTTTCTTTCTAGATTTAGAGAATTCAAGAAATATTCTGAGGATTATTTATTATGGCTTGAAATTGTATTAAATGGTAATGATGCAATACTTTTGAAGTCTAAACTTACCTACCTTTTTAAAGCTGAATATGGAGTATCTGGTTTGTCGGGTAATATGTTTAATATGTACAAAGGTGGGCTAGTAAATTATAAAATTTTATTAAATGAAAAACTCATTGGTTTTTTTCTATATGTGATTCTTGTAATATATAGAAGTTTAAAATTCTTGCGAATGCTTATTGTTTCAAAAATTAGAACATAA
- a CDS encoding EpsG family protein, protein MHYLLVPYALFMLLTLTFLSDRRNNLGRAGTVFVLLLSLILLGIVITVQPFAGDSYRYAMGFLKFREFSFDEVFTYQTGEYLFRLLNWTVGQFTDNPHILFLVIYLIAILTFHKALKNIFPTFERYIVFSFYVLYPYFLFYIVNGKRQGLGLMFMILAISYLMEDKNRKAFFFLLISGLMHSGMFLVLPFATLFILFKERGLLKISSAILAGSVVLSVLGINEVISGPLGEMLASEARYSAYLDDRFEEINYRTGFRLDFALFSFFPIFLYVFLRKKISSDQKVTVHNWLSIYMLLNSIYHLFSFVIFNDRFAIFSWLILPIVSYMIVRTVSKKYATLFILLLLGLNVLFLQTYTGRIFQDLEIS, encoded by the coding sequence GTGCATTATCTTTTGGTTCCCTATGCATTATTTATGCTTCTTACTCTGACCTTTCTATCGGATAGAAGGAACAATTTGGGTCGTGCAGGGACAGTCTTTGTACTTCTTCTCTCGCTTATACTACTTGGTATAGTAATAACAGTTCAGCCTTTTGCAGGTGACTCGTACCGTTATGCTATGGGGTTTTTGAAGTTTCGGGAGTTTTCATTTGATGAGGTGTTTACCTATCAAACAGGAGAATATCTTTTTAGATTATTGAACTGGACAGTAGGACAGTTTACCGATAATCCGCATATTTTATTTCTAGTTATATATCTGATCGCCATCCTGACTTTTCATAAAGCACTGAAAAATATTTTCCCCACGTTTGAAAGATATATCGTATTTTCTTTTTATGTGCTTTATCCCTATTTTCTTTTTTACATCGTCAATGGAAAACGGCAAGGTTTGGGATTGATGTTCATGATACTGGCCATAAGCTATCTGATGGAGGATAAAAACAGAAAGGCATTTTTTTTCTTACTTATTTCTGGTTTGATGCACAGCGGCATGTTTCTAGTTTTACCTTTTGCGACTTTGTTTATATTATTCAAAGAGAGAGGACTCCTGAAAATATCATCAGCCATTCTGGCTGGGAGTGTGGTGCTATCTGTCTTAGGCATCAACGAGGTGATTTCGGGTCCTCTGGGGGAAATGTTGGCCTCGGAGGCAAGGTATAGTGCTTACCTGGATGATAGATTTGAAGAAATCAATTATAGAACAGGGTTTCGGTTGGATTTTGCGCTCTTTTCTTTTTTCCCCATATTTTTATATGTTTTTTTAAGAAAAAAAATTAGTAGCGATCAAAAAGTGACAGTTCATAACTGGCTTTCAATCTATATGTTACTCAATAGTATTTACCATCTATTTTCTTTTGTTATTTTCAATGATAGATTTGCTATTTTTTCCTGGCTTATCTTACCGATTGTAAGTTATATGATTGTTCGTACTGTTAGTAAAAAGTATGCAACATTATTTATCCTTTTGTTGCTAGGTTTAAATGTACTCTTCCTGCAAACCTATACAGGAAGAATCTTTCAAGATCTGGAGATATCTTAA
- a CDS encoding glycosyltransferase family 2 protein translates to MNELGVSVVIPTLNRDEFLYDSINDMLHQDFEKYEILVVDQSDNINEKVEELVKNTPGKIRYFRNLGFKGLPQARNFGWQNAKYEIILYIDDDIRSNEFLIKNHASCYEDPEVGLVGGGIDEQHRGLDAREPSGSFHPWTCTPHRGFASKHDQIVSHVPGGNFSVRKEVMEKVNGVDEVLNVGAALYEETDLSLRIKKLSYKILFKADARLLHLAADTGGCRVLSDIPGYMRGLAHNRSLVITRHLKWYHRMTAFMRLVLLGVSYSRADRSLNPLLATIQGIKAGRKSGLEPAVCGNYRVKE, encoded by the coding sequence ATGAATGAACTCGGAGTAAGTGTGGTAATCCCTACTTTAAATAGGGATGAGTTTTTATATGATTCTATTAATGACATGCTACATCAGGATTTTGAAAAATATGAGATCCTTGTGGTTGACCAATCAGATAATATCAACGAAAAGGTGGAAGAGCTGGTAAAAAACACACCTGGCAAAATAAGATACTTTAGAAACCTTGGATTTAAAGGTCTGCCTCAGGCAAGAAATTTTGGCTGGCAAAATGCCAAATATGAAATTATTTTATACATAGATGATGATATAAGAAGTAACGAGTTTCTTATTAAAAATCATGCAAGCTGTTATGAAGATCCTGAGGTTGGTCTTGTAGGCGGGGGAATAGATGAACAACACAGAGGCCTTGATGCGAGGGAACCATCAGGGAGTTTTCATCCATGGACATGCACTCCTCATAGAGGGTTTGCCAGCAAACATGATCAAATCGTTTCACACGTTCCGGGTGGGAACTTTAGTGTCAGAAAAGAAGTTATGGAAAAAGTGAATGGTGTTGATGAGGTACTCAATGTAGGTGCAGCTTTGTATGAAGAGACAGACCTGTCGTTAAGGATAAAAAAGTTAAGCTATAAAATACTTTTTAAAGCAGATGCGAGACTGTTACATTTAGCTGCAGATACAGGTGGTTGTAGAGTGTTAAGTGATATCCCCGGATACATGAGAGGACTTGCACACAACAGAAGTTTGGTAATCACAAGACACCTAAAATGGTATCACAGAATGACAGCATTTATGAGGTTGGTGTTACTTGGAGTTTCTTACTCAAGAGCTGATAGATCGTTGAATCCTTTACTAGCAACTATTCAAGGGATAAAAGCTGGACGAAAATCAGGATTGGAACCTGCAGTATGCGGTAATTACAGAGTGAAGGAGTAA
- a CDS encoding glycosyltransferase family 4 protein codes for MIKNKLLFFSYDFPPLEGGISRLCDEIVKQFIHNGWDVEVISQEREIEKGYRDDLYPIKRVSPKRFLKEFESYKLLRKYPKDTLVITGVWHPEALIAVLSGYKNVVVLAHGNDIMQGEKTFKNTILSWLRKYVLSRAKLVICNSHYTQNTILEQFPTVNTTVCTLGVDEQRFYPVEDKKSVREELNLPIDKKIILTTSRIVKHKAHDAVLRALALLDHKTLDELCYCIIGRGSYLKELKKLAIELNVDQYIHWYGFIEEDDLPKVYQASDLFVLCTREEKDQKSVEGFGLVFLEAQSSGIPAIGSNQGGIPDAVKHQNGGWLIERNDYHQLAHYFKQLVVEPQVFKQEGMKARQRVLNEATWKHFSEKVFKAIEENV; via the coding sequence ATGATAAAAAATAAACTTTTATTTTTCAGTTATGACTTTCCACCACTAGAGGGTGGTATATCAAGGCTTTGTGATGAGATCGTCAAGCAGTTTATACATAACGGGTGGGATGTAGAAGTGATAAGTCAGGAAAGAGAGATAGAAAAAGGATACAGAGATGATCTATATCCCATAAAGCGGGTTTCACCCAAAAGGTTTTTAAAAGAGTTTGAATCTTATAAGCTTTTAAGAAAGTATCCTAAAGATACATTGGTCATCACGGGAGTCTGGCATCCTGAAGCACTCATCGCGGTACTTTCAGGCTATAAAAATGTGGTAGTCTTAGCTCATGGTAATGATATCATGCAAGGCGAAAAAACATTCAAAAACACTATTTTATCTTGGTTGAGAAAATATGTACTCTCAAGAGCCAAACTAGTCATATGTAACAGCCACTATACTCAAAACACCATTTTAGAGCAGTTTCCAACTGTCAATACTACAGTATGTACACTAGGTGTAGATGAACAGAGGTTTTACCCAGTTGAGGATAAAAAAAGTGTTAGAGAAGAGTTAAATTTACCGATAGATAAAAAGATCATTCTCACAACTTCACGAATCGTTAAGCATAAAGCTCATGATGCTGTACTAAGGGCATTGGCACTTTTAGATCATAAAACCCTGGATGAGCTCTGTTATTGTATCATAGGTCGAGGTAGTTATCTGAAAGAGTTAAAAAAACTGGCTATTGAACTAAACGTTGATCAGTACATCCATTGGTATGGATTTATCGAAGAGGATGATCTACCTAAAGTATATCAGGCAAGTGATCTTTTTGTTTTGTGTACCAGAGAGGAAAAAGATCAAAAGTCAGTTGAAGGATTTGGACTGGTATTTTTAGAAGCGCAGTCTTCGGGAATTCCTGCTATCGGTTCAAATCAGGGGGGTATACCTGATGCTGTCAAGCATCAAAATGGTGGTTGGCTGATAGAAAGGAATGATTATCATCAATTGGCTCACTATTTCAAACAACTTGTAGTTGAACCACAGGTTTTCAAACAAGAGGGAATGAAAGCCAGACAGCGAGTACTTAATGAAGCAACCTGGAAACACTTTAGTGAAAAAGTATTTAAGGCGATAGAGGAAAATGTATGA
- a CDS encoding glycosyltransferase family 4 protein, translating to MNICLVCNEYPPYKCGGIGTFTYELATSLRKSGHRVIVVGIYPDIEEDKEIEGVRVVRLKSWGGKTAFFTNSTRLGYQIKSLIKEEDLDIVESVDFEGVSAFWPKLTIPVIIRLHGSVTYFAKEMGTRVSKLTFLIEKRALQKSDYICSVSDYTAQKTKKIFNLDKNITTIYNGVKIPDENRCKKEFTKNYLVSFSGSLMRKKGVLSLAKAWNMVKEKRPEAKLRFIGKDTFEDGISIKEKIYSLVDKQYHDLLEFTGHVSKESMEAMLVESDVAIYPSYAEAFSLAPLEAMALKLPTIYSNRTSGEELKKVAHHLEIIDPDNIIDVAEKILSLLDSNDTEYIGIENRKDIVKYFNIEEKLKENIKYYKSCINEFK from the coding sequence ATGAATATCTGTTTAGTATGTAATGAATATCCTCCCTATAAATGTGGAGGTATAGGTACTTTTACTTATGAGTTGGCTACTTCACTGAGAAAAAGCGGGCATCGTGTTATAGTAGTAGGTATCTATCCTGATATAGAAGAAGATAAAGAGATAGAAGGTGTCAGGGTGGTAAGACTTAAGTCATGGGGAGGTAAAACGGCATTTTTTACCAATAGCACTAGACTAGGATATCAAATAAAAAGTTTGATCAAAGAAGAAGACCTAGACATAGTTGAATCTGTCGATTTTGAAGGGGTATCAGCATTCTGGCCAAAGTTGACGATACCTGTGATCATAAGACTACATGGTTCAGTCACCTATTTTGCAAAAGAGATGGGTACTAGAGTTTCGAAGTTAACATTTCTGATCGAAAAAAGAGCATTGCAAAAATCAGACTATATCTGTTCCGTCAGTGACTATACTGCGCAAAAGACCAAAAAGATATTTAACTTAGATAAAAATATTACAACGATTTACAACGGGGTCAAAATACCGGATGAAAATAGATGTAAAAAAGAGTTTACAAAAAACTATCTAGTGAGTTTTAGCGGTTCACTGATGCGTAAAAAAGGGGTACTCTCCCTTGCGAAAGCGTGGAACATGGTAAAAGAGAAAAGGCCTGAAGCAAAACTAAGGTTTATAGGGAAAGATACCTTCGAAGATGGTATCTCGATAAAAGAAAAGATTTACAGTTTGGTAGATAAACAGTATCATGATTTACTCGAGTTTACAGGGCATGTGTCGAAAGAGTCAATGGAGGCAATGTTGGTAGAGTCAGATGTGGCCATTTATCCGTCTTATGCAGAAGCATTTAGTTTGGCACCTTTGGAAGCAATGGCTTTGAAATTACCAACCATTTATTCAAATAGAACTTCAGGGGAAGAGTTGAAAAAAGTTGCACATCATTTAGAGATAATTGACCCTGACAATATCATAGATGTAGCAGAAAAAATTCTTTCTCTATTGGATAGTAATGATACAGAGTATATTGGAATTGAAAATAGAAAAGATATAGTAAAATATTTTAATATAGAAGAAAAGTTAAAAGAAAATATCAAATATTACAAAAGTTGTATCAATGAATTCAAATAA
- a CDS encoding acyltransferase: protein MTHQPYMYSLVDLWRSVAVLLVVVAHTLLWWGNPVFLGVFEPSLLGSTGVAIFFVLTSYVLMMSLERLREKSEHLYTDFMLRRFFRIYPLSLIVVLFYYLTQVPSYFENGIYFRYPEISFSGFIQNLLLIQNFTIPPDILGPLWSLPYEFQMYFFLPILFYYIKDTDTKWKMIFLFFILLLLFFVLKTKVDSVNKLLLYIQIPDYAKWGLCFIPGVGAYYAQKEYEGKIIPSQYILVVIVIILFARMINYHFFIQVFSAILIGFTLVLMNDNYGHWLKKLTEIISKYSYGIYLTHMLAIYLGFELFGATFLGWTVFLASLLVLPVLCYHLIEKPCIDWSKKYCSLKFSKKEYTV, encoded by the coding sequence ATGACCCACCAACCTTATATGTATTCATTAGTTGATTTATGGCGTTCAGTAGCAGTACTTTTGGTTGTAGTAGCACATACCTTACTTTGGTGGGGAAATCCAGTTTTTTTGGGAGTTTTTGAACCTAGTTTATTGGGAAGCACAGGTGTAGCAATCTTTTTTGTGTTAACAAGCTATGTACTTATGATGTCATTGGAAAGACTAAGGGAAAAAAGTGAACATTTATATACGGACTTTATGCTGAGAAGATTTTTCCGTATTTATCCATTATCTCTTATTGTGGTTCTATTCTATTATTTGACACAAGTTCCTTCTTATTTTGAAAATGGAATATATTTTCGTTATCCGGAAATATCTTTTAGTGGTTTTATTCAAAATTTGTTACTCATCCAAAACTTTACTATACCGCCAGATATTTTAGGGCCATTATGGAGCTTGCCCTATGAGTTTCAAATGTATTTTTTTCTTCCTATATTGTTTTATTATATCAAGGATACAGATACAAAATGGAAAATGATTTTTTTGTTTTTCATTCTTCTTTTGCTTTTTTTTGTGCTTAAAACGAAAGTTGATTCTGTGAATAAGTTGTTACTATATATACAAATTCCAGACTATGCCAAATGGGGGTTATGTTTCATACCTGGAGTGGGTGCTTATTACGCGCAAAAAGAATACGAAGGAAAGATCATTCCGTCCCAATATATTTTGGTAGTTATCGTAATTATTTTATTTGCCAGAATGATTAATTATCATTTTTTTATACAAGTGTTTAGTGCAATACTAATTGGATTTACTTTGGTACTCATGAATGATAATTATGGGCACTGGCTAAAAAAACTTACTGAAATTATCTCAAAGTATTCATATGGAATTTATCTTACGCATATGCTTGCTATTTATCTTGGTTTTGAATTATTTGGAGCAACCTTTTTAGGATGGACAGTCTTTTTAGCTAGTTTATTAGTATTACCAGTGCTCTGTTATCACTTAATAGAAAAGCCATGTATAGACTGGAGTAAAAAATATTGCTCGTTAAAATTTTCCAAAAAAGAGTATACAGTATGA